A genomic region of Prionailurus viverrinus isolate Anna chromosome D4, UM_Priviv_1.0, whole genome shotgun sequence contains the following coding sequences:
- the LOC125149906 gene encoding ring finger protein-like: protein MGSARTPTSRGQPKRALEGRVRGGPGQVGIDHSLPVPGVAVPGVAVPQVGTGRGVGQPLSPPLGRAFGAPRGIPVGGVEPSRLPTRLLPGVRLSVRQLPARVGRGGHVRAGADPVKTAFVGPGAARSQHERWGPGEVDFPGWGEAAAVSRSGPGPALTQRAALTFTAPTTLVTTLGTPPTHPDPCPGAPTHGPRDLSAGLPRPPSTGPERLAPPHPGLADEEVDGRVLGNTQGAGAGDSEPLLGATATACPWAGRAREGEEGEPAGEPGQEECPICTEPYGPSEHRLALLNCGHGLCVDCLHQLLVAAPSADLGRVCCPLCRQRTPMLEWEICQLQKELLQADGPQGPRPPTPPAPARRGPGPWASLEHRYQLRFLAGPVGGRGCLPFLPCPPCLGARLWALRERGPCSRRLVLLGLLALELLGLLLIFTPLMLLGLLFMLLDRAGH, encoded by the coding sequence CAGGGGGCAGCCTAAGCGGGCCCTGGAAGGAAGGGTGAGGGGAGGCCCTGGCCAAGTGGGGATTGACCATTCCTTGCCAGTCCCAGGAGTAGCGGTCCCAGGAGTAGCAGTCCCTCAGGTGggaacggggcggggggtggggcagccATTGTCCCCGCCCCTGGGAAGGGCCTTCGGTGCTCCGAGGGGAATTCCTGTAGGAGGAGTCGAGCCCTCCCGCCTACCCACAAGGCTGCTGCCTGGAGTCCGCCTGTCTGTCCGCCAGTTGCCGGCACGGGTGGGCCGAGGCGGCCACGTCCGGGCTGGGGCAGATCCCGTGAAGACGGCATTCGTGGGCCCAGGAGCTGCCCGGAGCCAGCACGAGCGCTGGGGCCCAGGTGAAGTTGACTTTCCGGGGTGGGGCGAGGCTGCGGCAGTTTCGAGGtctgggccaggccctgccctcaccCAGAGGGCCGCACTGACCTTCACGGCCCCAACCACCCTCGTCACCACCCTGGGgaccccacccacccatcctgacccctgccctggggccccCACTCATGGCCCCCGTGACCTCAGCGCTGGGCTCCCCCGTCCACCTTCCACAGGCCCTGAACGCCTGGCCCCCCCGCACCCAGGGCTGGCAGATGAAGAGGTGGACGGCAGGGTTCTTGGGAATACCCAGGGTGCAGGGGCTGGAGACAGTGAACCCCTCCTGGGGGCCACAGCCACAGCCTGCCCCTGGGCTGGGAGAGcaagggagggtgaggagggggagcCAGCGGGGGAACCGGGGCAGGAGGAATGCcccatctgcacagagccctacggGCCCAGTGAGCACCGCCTGGCGCTGCTGAACTGTGGCCACGGCCTGTGTGTGGACTGCCTGCACCAGCTGCTGGTCGCGGCCCCCAGCGCCGACCTGGGCCGGGTCTGCTGCCCGCTCTGTCGCCAGAGGACACCCATGCTTGAGTGGGAGATCTGCCAGCTGCAGAAGGAGCTGCTGCAGGCGGACGGGCCCCAGGGCCCACGGCCCCCCACGCCCCCTGCACCTGCCCGCCgcggccctgggccctgggcgtCCCTGGAGCACCGGTACCAGCTCCGCTTCCTGGCAGGACCCGTGGGCGGCCGGGGCTGCCTGCCTTTCCTACCCTGCCCGCCCTGCCTGGGTGCCCGGCTCTGGGCCTTGCGGGAACGGGGGCCCTGCTCCCGCCGCCTGGTGCTGCTGGGCCTGCTGGCCCTTGAgctgctggggctgctgctcATTTTCACGCCGCTCATGCTGCTGGGGCTCCTCTTTATGCTGCTGGACCGCGCTGGCCACTAA
- the RNF208 gene encoding RING finger protein 208 — protein sequence MPADPGPEVGSGWPGLLMSCLKGPHVILKMEAMKIVHPEKFPELQAAAACFPPAPRPTPALAPKRAWPSDTEIIVNQACGGDMPALDGAPRTPPLPRRPRKGSVELGFPRVAPADEVIVNQYVVRPGPAASGPPATAAPASGEPLECPTCGHTYNVTQRRPRVLSCLHSVCEQCLQILYESCPKYKFISCPTCRRETVLFTDYGLAALAVNTSILSRLPPEALTAPSGGQWGGEPEGSCYQTFRQYCGAACTCHVRNPLSACSIM from the coding sequence ATGCCGGCTGACCCTGGGCCCGAGGTGGGCAGTGGCTGGCCAGGCCTCCTCATGTCCTGCCTGAAGGGCCCCCATGTCATCCTCAAGATGGAGGCCATGAAGATTGTTCACCCTGAGAAGTTCCCCGAGCTGCAGGCGGCTGCCGCTTGCTTCCCACCTGCACCGAGGCCCACCCCTGCTCTGGCACCCAAACGCGCCTGGCCCTCAGACACAGAGATCATCGTCAACCAGGCGTGTGGGGGGGACATGCCCGCCTTGGATGGGGCGCCCCGCACCCCTCCGTTGCCACGACGGCCCCGAAAGGGCAGTGTGGAGCTAGGCTTCCCCCGCGTGGCGCCAGCGGACGAGGTCATTGTGAATCAGTATGTGGTGCGGCCCGGCCCTGCCGCCTCGGGGCCCCCCGCCACGGCGGCACCGGCTTCAGGTGAGCCCCTGGAGTGCCCCACCTGCGGGCACACGTACAACGTCACCCAGCGGCGGCCCCGCGTGCTGTCCTGCCTGCACTCCGTGTGTGAGCAGTGCCTGCAGATTCTCTACGAGTCCTGCCCCAAGTACAAGTTCATCTCCTGTCCCACCTGCCGCCGGGAGACTGTGCTCTTCACGGACTACGGCCTGGCCGCACTAGCCGTCAACACGTCCATTTTGAGCCGCCTGCCACCCGAGGCACTGACCGCCCCATCCGGGGGCCAGTGGGGGGGCGAGCCGGAGGGCAGCTGCTACCAGACCTTCCGGCAGTACTGCGGGGCCGCGTGCACCTGCCACGTGCGGAACCCGCTGTCCGCCTGCTCCATCATGTAG